From one Dermacentor silvarum isolate Dsil-2018 chromosome 3, BIME_Dsil_1.4, whole genome shotgun sequence genomic stretch:
- the LOC125944222 gene encoding uncharacterized protein LOC125944222 yields the protein MQGICDSNGRFDDVFTGTTSNIHDARVLRLSTVNEDLPTICQINQYHILGDAAYLIREHLLTPYKDFGAMTDAQIVYNHLYSSTRVLIENAFGRLKQRFRQLRYI from the coding sequence ATGCAAGGCATATGCGACAGCAATGGGAGATTTGACGACGTTTTTACAGGCACCACCAGCAACATCCACGATGCCAGAGTCCTTAGGCTGTCAACAGTGAACGAGGATCTGCCAACAATCTGCCAAATCAACCAGTACCACATTCTTGGAGATGCTGCCTATCTAATACGGGAACACCTTCTTACACCATACAAAGATTTTGGTGCCATGACAGATGCGCAGATTGTGTACAACCACCTTTACTCTTCGACGCGTGTCCTGATTGAGAACGCATTCGGCCGCCTCAAACAGAGGTTCCGCCAACTGCGGTACATTTAA